The following proteins are encoded in a genomic region of Sorangiineae bacterium MSr12523:
- a CDS encoding NAD-dependent succinate-semialdehyde dehydrogenase: MSFRTINPATGKLVEEFSLQSDEQVFAALTKADRRYHEDWKHRSVAERARIVGRAAQILREKRDEYAKYPIVEMGKVTRYSYLEVDLVADILDYYAKHGEKLLGPQSPPGEPGATVVAEPIGVLLAIEPWNFPYYQLARVAAPQLVAGNVVMMKHAENVPQCALAFARLFEEAGAPEGVYTNIFCSIEQVAKLIDDFRVRGVALTGSERAGASVGERAGRNLKKAILELGGSDPAVILEGAPLELAVEQCVMGRTFNSGQGCVNIKRVIVVGKERGQKMLAALKERFQALKIGDPTDETTDLGPLASERALKGLLEQIDGAKAAGARIVYGGKRVDRPGFYLEPTIITDIAEDNPLYQQEAFGPVLSFYVVNSEEEAIELANATKYGLGAFVFDADVEHAKKVASRIESGMVYINSCFVDSPGLPFGGIKNSGFGRELSELGIGEFLNRKLVRVANVG, from the coding sequence GTGAGTTTTCGTACCATCAATCCGGCGACGGGTAAACTCGTCGAGGAATTTTCGTTGCAATCGGATGAACAGGTTTTCGCCGCGCTCACGAAGGCGGATCGACGCTACCACGAGGATTGGAAGCATCGCTCGGTCGCCGAGCGGGCCAGGATCGTCGGCCGAGCCGCCCAGATCTTGCGCGAGAAGCGGGACGAGTACGCAAAGTACCCCATCGTGGAGATGGGAAAGGTCACTCGCTACAGTTACCTGGAAGTCGATTTGGTCGCCGATATCTTGGATTACTATGCCAAGCACGGGGAAAAGCTCTTAGGACCTCAATCGCCGCCCGGGGAGCCTGGCGCCACGGTGGTTGCCGAGCCGATTGGGGTCCTTCTGGCCATCGAGCCGTGGAACTTTCCCTATTATCAGCTGGCCCGTGTGGCCGCGCCCCAGCTCGTCGCGGGCAACGTGGTGATGATGAAGCACGCCGAAAATGTGCCGCAGTGCGCGCTTGCCTTCGCGCGGCTGTTCGAGGAGGCCGGCGCCCCAGAGGGGGTTTACACGAATATCTTTTGCAGCATCGAGCAGGTCGCCAAGTTGATCGACGATTTCCGTGTGCGTGGCGTTGCCCTGACCGGCAGCGAGAGAGCGGGGGCCTCCGTCGGCGAGCGCGCCGGACGCAATCTCAAGAAGGCGATCCTCGAATTGGGCGGCAGCGATCCTGCCGTCATTCTGGAGGGCGCGCCACTCGAGCTCGCGGTCGAGCAATGCGTGATGGGGCGCACGTTCAACTCGGGCCAAGGCTGCGTCAATATCAAGCGTGTCATCGTGGTAGGCAAAGAACGGGGCCAGAAGATGCTGGCCGCGTTGAAGGAGCGATTCCAGGCGCTCAAAATCGGCGACCCCACGGACGAGACGACGGATCTCGGCCCCCTCGCCAGCGAGCGCGCCCTGAAAGGATTGCTCGAGCAGATCGACGGCGCGAAGGCTGCGGGGGCGCGGATCGTCTACGGCGGCAAGCGCGTCGACCGCCCCGGGTTCTATCTCGAGCCGACGATCATCACCGACATCGCCGAGGACAATCCGCTCTATCAGCAGGAGGCCTTCGGGCCCGTACTGTCCTTCTATGTCGTGAACAGCGAGGAGGAGGCGATCGAGTTGGCCAATGCGACGAAGTATGGCCTGGGTGCCTTCGTCTTCGACGCGGATGTCGAACATGCCAAGAAGGTCGCATCCCGTATCGAGTCCGGCATGGTGTACATCAATTCTTGTTTCGTCGACTCGCCGGGATTGCCTTTCGGCGGAATCAAGAATTCTGGCTTCGGGCGCGAGCTTTCGGAATTGGGCATCGGCGAATTTCTCAATCGTAAGCTCGTGCGAGTTGCCAATGTAGGTTGA